A genomic segment from Chanos chanos chromosome 2, fChaCha1.1, whole genome shotgun sequence encodes:
- the aqp11 gene encoding aquaporin-11: MADISVSLSLLVGIVLLSEITRRTVLKLFARTDYGIYLVEFVSSFQLYACTHELKMLGEVGRIEPQIGLTLTYLISVVHGLTFHGAVGNPSGTLEHVYRRRFSGRCALGRIICQFLAAIVARALAPYIWALGLSDLHIRHKLFGFKCISPIRDPLLKAAVVELGCAFAVHTATAHMQGVDDKYRVHAIAALITTLVYAAGSLTGAVFNPALAFSTQFPCSGNTFAEYTFVYWLGPILGMVCSLLLHDGIFPHLSGKRTYRKDLNFNANKRKKIK; encoded by the exons ATGGCAGATATCAGTGTGTCTTTGTCCCTGCTGGTGGGGATAGTCCTTCTTAGTGAGATTACACGGAGAACAGTCCTCAAACTGTTTGCACGAACGGACTACGGCATCTACTTGGTGGAGTTCGTCTCGAGCTTTCAGCTGTACGCCTGCACACACGAACTCAAAATGCTGGGGGAAGTGGGCCGAATAGAACCGCAAATCGGGCTGACACTCACCTACTTAATCTCAGTGGTGCACGGACTCACGTTCCACGGGGCTGTTGGCAACCCCTCCGGCACGCTCGAGCACGTTTACCGCAGGCGTTTCAGCGGCAGGTGTGCACTTGGGCGCATCATTTGCCAGTTTCTCGCCGCTATCGTGGCACGCGCTCTGGCGCCTTATATTTGGGCCCTTGGGCTCTCCGACCTGCATATCCGGCACAAATTATTTGGATTTAAATGTATCAGCCCGATTCGCGATCCTTTGCTCAAGGCTGCTGTCGTGGAACTTGGATGCGCGTTCGCAGTGCATACAGCTACCGCACACATGCAGGGAGTGGATGACAAGTATAGAGTTCATGCTATAGCTGCGCTCATCACCACTTTGGTTTACGCAG CTGGGAGTCTCACCGGAGCGGTGTTCAACCCAGCACTGGCGTTTTCAACTCAGTTTCCCTGCAGCGGTAACACTTTCGCGGAGTATACCTTTGTTTACTGGCTTGGACCTATACTAG gcATGGTGTGTTCTCTACTGCTGCACGATGGAATTTTCCCACATTTATCTGGAAAAAGAACATATCGAAAGGACCTTAACTTCAACgcaaacaagaggaaaaagatTAAGTAA